DNA from Actinomyces sp. oral taxon 897:
GCAATGAGGGGTGACGTCAGGGATCCGGGGTGCACATGGCCTCCTGGGTGCGATAGGACCAGGTCGCAGGCCCAGGACCGCGCCGGGCACGGACCCGGGGGGCCGAGGGCGCGCGAACCGGTCCGGGGCCGTACGACGCCGGTAGGGACTCCCCCACCGTAGGTGCCCGGATGTTTCGCTCGCGTAAAGGTCCTGTGGGCTGTCGGTCGTGCGAGGCGGCTCAGTCCTGCGTCCCGCGCGCCAGGGGGTCGGCGGTCAGGCGGACGGCGTCGTCGGCCTCCCAGATCCCGGGCACCACGTCCCCGGGCAGGTAGGGGTTGCCGTGCCCCACGAAGACCGGCTCCACGCCGACGGCGCTCTGGGCCTCGAAGTCCTTCAGGGCACCCACGGCCCACGGCGTCAGGCGCACGATGACGACCAGGTTGACAATACCCAGCAGCCCCAGGGCGATGTCGCTCAGGGCCCAGACCACGGGCAGGGAGAGCATGCAGCCGCCGAAGCTCGCCGCCGTCAGGACCACCCCCAGGACCTGCTCACCGCGGCGCTCGCCGCCCAGGAAGTTGACGTTGACCTGGGCGTAGGAGTAGCAGCCCAGGACGGTGGAGAAGACCAGGACGAAGATGAGGACCACCATGGGCCAGGTGGTCCAGCCCCCCAGGTGCTCCGCGACGGCCTGCTGGGTGAGCACCGCGCCCCGGGCCCGCTTGTCACCGGGGTGGTAGGTGCCGGTGGCCAGGAGGATGAGCAGGCCGGTGGCGGTACACACCAGCATGGTGTCGATGAAGACGCCGAAGGACTGGATGAGCCCCTGGCGCACCGGGTGGCGGGTGGTGGCGGTGCCGGCCGCGTTGGGGACGGTGCCCAGGCCCGCCTCGTTGGAGAACAGGCCGCGGCGCAGGCCGTTGAGGACGGCGGCCACCACGCCCCCGGCGGTGCCGTACAGGGCCTGGTCGGCGCCGAAGGCCCCGCGGACGACCTGGCTGAGGACGGTGGGGACCTGGCCGAGGTGGGTCAGCAGGACGAGGAGGGCCACCAGCACGTAGACCACGGCCATGACCGGGGCCATCCACTCCGTGACCCGGGCCACGGACCTCAGCCCGCCCAGGACCACCGGGGCGGTGAGCATGACCAGGAAGACCCCTACCATCCAGGGCCGCACCGAGGACACGGTGGCGCCCACGACCTCGGCCAGGGTGTTGGTCTGGACCATGACCACGGTCACCCCCACGGCCACGATGAACAGGAGCGCGAAGACCCGGCCCCAGGCGCGTGAGCCGAGCCCGTTCTTCATGTAGTAGGCCGGTCCCCCGCGGTAGGTGAAGTCACGGCCGCGCTCCTTGAAGATCTGCGCCAGGGTGGACTCCACGAAGCTGGTGGCCATGCCGATGAGGGCCACGACCCACATCCAGAACAGCGCCCCGGGGCCGCCGGCCACCACCGCCAGGGCGACGCCGGCCACGTTGCCGATGCCCACGCGCGCGGCCAGACCGATGGCGAAGGCCTGGAAGGAGGAGATACCGCCGTCGGCCCCCCGGCGCGAGAGGGTCAGGGAGGTGAGCATGGTGCCCAGGTGGCGGATCTGGACGCCGCGGGTGCGCACGGTCAGGTAGAGGCCCACCGCAATGAGGAGCGCCGCCAGGACGTAGGTGTAGAAGACGTCGTCGACCTGGTTGAGCGCGTCCCCGATCTCCTTGAGCCCGGTGGGGGTCGTTTCTGTGCTCATCTGCTCTCAATCTCCGCTGCTGCCGGTCCGTGCGCCCTCCCGGCGGTGGTCAGGGGCTGGTACATAGTCGCACGGACCGGGGCACCCTGCTCACCTGACCGTATTCTGGGCACCGGCTGGGCCCGGGCGGGGTCGCCACGTCACTGCCGGCCCCGGGCACCGACCGGGCGCACCCTGGTGCCGTCAGGTAGCCGCCTCAGGGGCCTGGCCCGACTCGGGCGCAGCCGGGTGCTCACTGAGCACACCGGTCCAGCCGTGCGGGTGAGTGCCAGCCTGTGCCTCTGGCACGCCACCGGCCCGGGTGGGGAGGAGCTGGCGCGCGGATGGCCCTGGTCGCAACAGGTGGCCTGCCCCGCTCCGGGGGGAGGGCGGCAGGGGCGAATGGACAAAGCCGAGGTGGCCTGTCTCGCCCCGGGAGGAGGCTATACGCGGCGCTTATGCGCGGCCCTGGCAGTGCTGGGCGGACGGTTCTGTCGCAATCTGAGGATCAGAGCCGACCCCACCCCGTTCTCACCTTTGTGCATCCAATGTCCACGCAGGTCAGGGGCCTGGGACTTGGCGCGGCCAAAGGTGGCCCTCGTTCTGATCCTCAGATTGCGACACGCGCACGAAACCGGGTCGGCAGACAGACGGCAGACCGCCCAGAGGGCGGCGTGCGGGGACGTCCTGCGCAGGGCGGGACATTTTGTGCGCAGGGTGACGTCTTGCGCAGAAGGTAACGAATCCAGGTCACCTTCTGCGCAATCGGTTACCCTCTGCGCAAAATGTTCCCCTGGACGCCGCACCGGCCCACTCCACCAGGAGACAGGAGGACCGCCGCATCCCCGGACAGCCGCCGCGACGCGGCCTGCCGCCACCGGACCGGCTGACGGCCCGCCCAAGACCGCCCAGACCCAGCAACGGAAGGCACCGGTCACTGCACCCCGGAGACCCCCAACCAGTTGGGCATCCAGCCCGCACTACACAGGGAGACGTCGTCCTGCGGGCGCAGGATGTGGCCCTTTATCCCGCCCGCGCTACAGAGGCCGGGAACTGCTCTGAGCAGGTACGCAGAGCGCACCCGCCGCGGTAGGCGGTCGGAGGGCCCGGCTCCGGTCGCGAGAACGTGAACCGGTAAGACCACCGGGATGAGCCAGCAAGGGAGCCCGGCCCCGGTCGTGAGAGCATGAGGCCATGGCTCCCTCCGGCTCCTCGGCCCACGTCCCGGCCCTCAACGCGCTCCTGGACTCCCTCATCCCCGCCTCGGACCCCGAGCATGTCCCCGCCCCGGAGGACGTCTACCTGGCCTTTAGCACCTGGGCCGAGGAGACCGGCCGGCCCCTCTACCCCCACCAGGACGAGGCCCTGGGCCACATCCTGGAGGGCCGCCACGTCATTGCCGCCACCCCCACCGGGTCGGGCAAGTCCATGATCGCCCTGGCCGCCCACACCGCCTCCCTGGCCCGCGGGGGGCGCTCCTACTACACGGCCCCCCTCAAGGCCCTGGTGAGCGAGAAGTTCTTTGAGCTGGTACGCCTGTTCGGGGCCAGCAACGTGGGCATGGTCACCGGGGACACCTCCATTAACGCCCTCGCCCCCATTATCTGCTGCACCGCGGAGATCCTGGCCAACCAGTCCCTGCGCGAGGGCGAGGGGCTGGACGTGGACACCGTGGTCATGGACGAGTTCCACTACTACGCCGACCCCCAGCGGGGGTGGGCCTGGCAGGTGCCCTACCTCGAGCTCCCCCAGGCCCAGATGGTGCTGATGTCGGCCACCCTGGGGGACGTCA
Protein-coding regions in this window:
- a CDS encoding alanine/glycine:cation symporter family protein, producing the protein MSTETTPTGLKEIGDALNQVDDVFYTYVLAALLIAVGLYLTVRTRGVQIRHLGTMLTSLTLSRRGADGGISSFQAFAIGLAARVGIGNVAGVALAVVAGGPGALFWMWVVALIGMATSFVESTLAQIFKERGRDFTYRGGPAYYMKNGLGSRAWGRVFALLFIVAVGVTVVMVQTNTLAEVVGATVSSVRPWMVGVFLVMLTAPVVLGGLRSVARVTEWMAPVMAVVYVLVALLVLLTHLGQVPTVLSQVVRGAFGADQALYGTAGGVVAAVLNGLRRGLFSNEAGLGTVPNAAGTATTRHPVRQGLIQSFGVFIDTMLVCTATGLLILLATGTYHPGDKRARGAVLTQQAVAEHLGGWTTWPMVVLIFVLVFSTVLGCYSYAQVNVNFLGGERRGEQVLGVVLTAASFGGCMLSLPVVWALSDIALGLLGIVNLVVIVRLTPWAVGALKDFEAQSAVGVEPVFVGHGNPYLPGDVVPGIWEADDAVRLTADPLARGTQD